From Paracoccus aminovorans, one genomic window encodes:
- a CDS encoding site-specific DNA-methyltransferase — translation MMPVGQLVPYARNARTHSEDQVAQISASITEFGFTNPILIGEDSVIIAGHGRLMAAQRLGLSEVPVIVLAHLNAAQRRALVVADNKIALNAGWDTEILLEQIELIRADGFDIDLVGFSDDELGELLAEIEAPETAGAIEGEDDIPAPPADPVSRPGDLWMLGHHRLLCGDSTVATDVERVLAGVTPLLMVTDPPYGVEYDPSWRNQAGASATKRTGKVLNDDRADWREAWALFPGDVAYVWHGALHATTVADSLIASGFNIRSQIIWAKDRLILSRGDYHWQHEPCWYAVRAKGKGHWAGDRKQTTLWHITSRDQDAETVHGTQKPVECMRRPVLNNSSPGQAIYEPFMGSGTTLIAAETTGRTCLGIELNPAYVDVAIERWQNLTGGVAMLESDGRSFTEISGDRSSASPGTPAAQASDPDPQPKPARKRKTAA, via the coding sequence ATGATGCCGGTCGGGCAGCTGGTGCCCTATGCGCGCAATGCCCGCACGCATTCGGAGGATCAGGTCGCCCAGATCTCCGCCTCAATCACGGAATTCGGCTTCACCAACCCGATCCTGATCGGCGAGGACAGCGTGATCATCGCCGGCCACGGGAGGCTGATGGCGGCACAGCGGCTGGGGCTTTCCGAGGTGCCGGTGATCGTGCTGGCGCACCTGAACGCAGCGCAGCGCCGGGCGCTGGTTGTCGCGGACAACAAGATCGCGTTGAACGCTGGCTGGGACACCGAGATCCTGCTCGAGCAGATCGAACTGATCCGCGCGGACGGGTTCGACATCGATCTGGTCGGCTTCTCGGATGACGAACTCGGCGAATTGCTCGCGGAAATCGAGGCACCGGAGACGGCCGGCGCCATCGAGGGCGAGGATGACATCCCCGCGCCGCCCGCCGATCCGGTCTCGCGCCCCGGCGATCTGTGGATGCTGGGCCATCATCGCCTGCTTTGCGGTGACAGCACCGTCGCCACCGATGTCGAGCGGGTGCTGGCCGGGGTGACGCCGCTTCTGATGGTCACCGATCCGCCCTATGGGGTCGAATATGATCCCTCCTGGCGCAACCAGGCCGGCGCATCCGCCACGAAGCGCACCGGCAAGGTGCTCAACGACGACCGCGCGGACTGGCGCGAGGCATGGGCGCTGTTTCCGGGTGACGTCGCCTATGTCTGGCATGGCGCCCTGCATGCGACCACGGTCGCCGACAGCCTGATCGCCAGCGGCTTCAACATCCGCTCGCAGATCATCTGGGCCAAGGACCGGCTGATCCTCAGCCGCGGCGATTACCACTGGCAGCACGAGCCCTGTTGGTATGCCGTTCGCGCCAAGGGCAAGGGCCATTGGGCCGGCGACCGCAAGCAGACCACGCTCTGGCACATCACCAGCCGCGATCAGGACGCCGAGACCGTGCACGGCACGCAAAAGCCGGTCGAATGCATGCGCCGCCCCGTCCTGAACAACTCCAGCCCCGGTCAGGCCATCTATGAGCCGTTCATGGGATCCGGCACCACGCTGATCGCGGCCGAGACCACCGGCCGCACCTGCCTCGGCATCGAGTTGAACCCTGCTTACGTCGATGTCGCCATCGAGCGCTGGCAGAACCTCACCGGCGGTGTGGCCATGCTGGAGAGCGACGGTCGGTCCTTCACCGAAATTTCCGGTGATCGATCAAGCGCCAGTCCCGGCACCCCCGCCGCGCAGGCCAGCGACCCCGACCCCCAGCCAAAACCCGCGCGCAAGCGCAAGACCGCCGCGTGA
- a CDS encoding DNA cytosine methyltransferase, whose product MHDLVVSSPGLPAGAADACLFGLSLCSGAGGLELGITLAVPGYRTVGYVERDAFAAAVLVARMEDAALDPAPLWDDIASFDGRPWRGAVDIVTAGYPCQPFSVAGKRRGADDPRHLWPHVARIIGEIKPPFVFLENVAHHLRLGFPEVASGLVGLGYRLTAGLFTAAEVGAPHRRERLFILAIREGDELADPARLLRDPLERRQPDGNAAPLAHADGHGWQQTECGQPQGGRSDPRGRAVDDADGARPQGRGEHIGEHAGERLAWPPGPCDTAGWRRYLRNAPDAEPSIRRGADGLAHRVDRLRLCGNGVVPLVAAHALRTLASELLADR is encoded by the coding sequence ATGCATGACCTGGTTGTATCTTCCCCCGGCCTGCCTGCCGGAGCCGCAGACGCATGTCTCTTCGGCCTGTCGCTGTGCTCCGGCGCGGGCGGGCTCGAGCTGGGAATCACCCTCGCCGTCCCCGGCTATCGAACTGTGGGTTACGTCGAGCGGGACGCCTTCGCGGCGGCCGTGCTCGTGGCGCGGATGGAAGATGCGGCCCTGGATCCAGCGCCTCTCTGGGACGATATTGCCAGCTTCGACGGCCGCCCATGGCGCGGCGCGGTGGATATCGTCACTGCCGGATATCCGTGCCAGCCGTTCAGCGTGGCGGGCAAGCGCCGGGGCGCGGACGATCCCCGCCACCTCTGGCCCCATGTCGCCCGCATCATCGGCGAAATCAAACCGCCCTTCGTCTTCCTCGAAAATGTCGCCCATCATCTCCGCCTCGGTTTCCCCGAAGTCGCCAGCGGACTGGTCGGCCTGGGCTACAGGCTTACGGCAGGCCTCTTCACGGCGGCGGAAGTCGGTGCGCCCCATCGGCGCGAGCGGCTGTTCATCCTCGCCATCCGCGAGGGCGACGAGCTGGCCGACCCCGCGCGCCTGCTCCGGGATCCGCTCGAGCGGCGGCAACCGGACGGAAATGCTGCGCCTCTGGCCCACGCCGATGGCCATGGATGGCAGCAAACCGAGTGCGGGCAACCGCAGGGCGGCCGATCTGACCCACGCGGGCGCGCTGTGGATGACGCCGACGGCGCGCGACCACAAGGACGGGGCGAGCACATTGGCGAACACGCCGGTGAACGGCTTGCTTGGCCGCCAGGTCCTTGTGACACCGCTGGCTGGCGACGATACCTGCGAAACGCCCCGGACGCTGAACCCAGCATTCGTCGAGGCGCTGATGGGCTGGCCCACCGGGTGGACCGGCTTCGCCTCTGTGGCAACGGCGTGGTCCCCCTGGTTGCGGCGCATGCGCTCAGAACTCTCGCATCTGAATTGCTGGCCGATAGGTGA
- a CDS encoding site-specific DNA-methyltransferase, with translation MQIELIAVDNLIPYTRNARTHSPDQIAQIAASIAEFGFTNPILIGADGVIIAGHGRLMAAQRLGLAEVPVIRLAHLNAAQRRALVVADNKIALNAGWDTEILLEQIELIRADGFDIDLVGFSDDELADLLGDAEASGFGADAEEEEENIPDLPEDPVTRPGDIWILGDHRLMCGDSTDAAAVAGLMDGQRATLLFTSPPYGQQRDYGAAKEQVSDWDRLMQGVFAAAPVTGDAQLLVNLGLVHRDSEWIPYWDGWIQWMRAQGWRRFGWYVWDQGPGLPGDWNGRYAPAHEFVFHFNRVPRRPNKTVESKHAGEVLGGGGLRAADGTVSAKHGAGNAIQSHRIPDSVIRVMRHKGAIAGGAHPAVFPVRLAEEMIAAWSDPGDLLYEPFTGSGSQLIAATALGRRCFGMELDPAYCDVAVRRWQLMTGNTVTHAESGESFEAVARLRKELAV, from the coding sequence ATGCAGATCGAGCTGATCGCGGTCGACAACCTGATCCCCTACACCCGCAATGCCCGCACCCATTCGCCGGATCAGATCGCGCAGATCGCCGCCTCGATTGCCGAGTTCGGCTTCACCAATCCGATCCTGATCGGCGCGGATGGGGTCATCATCGCCGGCCACGGGCGGTTGATGGCGGCGCAGCGCCTCGGGTTGGCCGAGGTGCCGGTGATCCGGCTGGCGCATCTGAACGCAGCGCAGCGCCGTGCGCTGGTTGTCGCGGACAACAAGATCGCGTTGAACGCTGGCTGGGACACCGAGATCCTGCTCGAGCAGATCGAACTGATCCGCGCGGACGGGTTCGACATCGATCTGGTCGGGTTCTCGGATGACGAGCTGGCTGATCTGCTCGGAGACGCCGAGGCATCAGGTTTCGGCGCCGATGCGGAAGAAGAAGAGGAAAACATCCCCGACCTGCCCGAGGATCCCGTCACTCGCCCCGGCGACATCTGGATCCTTGGCGATCACCGGCTGATGTGCGGCGACAGCACCGATGCAGCGGCGGTCGCGGGGCTGATGGACGGACAACGCGCCACGCTCCTCTTCACCTCGCCGCCCTATGGCCAGCAGCGCGACTATGGCGCGGCGAAGGAGCAGGTCAGCGATTGGGACCGGCTGATGCAGGGCGTGTTCGCGGCAGCCCCGGTGACCGGGGACGCGCAGCTGCTGGTCAATCTCGGGCTGGTGCATCGTGACAGCGAATGGATCCCCTATTGGGATGGCTGGATCCAGTGGATGCGGGCGCAGGGCTGGCGCCGCTTCGGCTGGTATGTCTGGGATCAGGGGCCCGGCCTGCCCGGCGACTGGAACGGGCGCTATGCCCCGGCGCATGAGTTCGTCTTCCATTTCAATCGGGTGCCACGGCGGCCGAACAAGACGGTGGAGAGCAAGCATGCCGGCGAGGTGCTGGGCGGCGGCGGGTTGCGCGCGGCCGATGGCACGGTGAGCGCCAAGCACGGCGCCGGCAACGCGATCCAGAGCCATCGCATCCCCGACAGCGTGATCCGGGTGATGCGCCACAAGGGTGCCATTGCCGGCGGCGCGCATCCGGCGGTGTTCCCGGTCAGGCTGGCCGAGGAGATGATCGCCGCCTGGAGCGATCCGGGTGATCTGCTTTACGAGCCCTTCACCGGCTCCGGGTCGCAACTGATCGCGGCCACCGCCCTCGGGCGCAGATGTTTCGGGATGGAGCTGGATCCGGCCTATTGCGACGTCGCGGTGCGCCGCTGGCAGTTGATGACCGGCAATACCGTCACCCATGCCGAATCCGGCGAGAGCTTCGAGGCCGTGGCCCGACTGCGCAAGGAACTGGCGGTATGA
- a CDS encoding DUF7220 family protein: MKQSRTMSMVEAIANVAVGFWVAITAQVLVFPLFGFHAAPAQHLAIGAIFTGLSLIRSFALRRLFEAIRQQAVR; this comes from the coding sequence ATGAAACAGTCGCGCACCATGTCAATGGTCGAGGCTATCGCCAACGTCGCCGTCGGCTTCTGGGTCGCGATCACGGCGCAGGTACTGGTGTTCCCGCTGTTCGGGTTTCACGCCGCACCGGCGCAGCATCTCGCCATCGGCGCGATCTTCACCGGCCTGTCGCTGATCCGCTCCTTTGCCCTGCGGCGGCTGTTCGAGGCGATCCGCCAACAGGCAGTGCGTTGA
- a CDS encoding DUF3489 domain-containing protein has product MIPLSEIQSLILSRAAARPGNLALPLPDGLRGGAAAKVVEALLAKGLVEEVEANIRRSEPLWRETGDGHGTTLLATEAGLCAVGIEPLVAGAVAGARRGRMERDAIEPTASAAASASPAIRADTKQAALIALLQRPEGASVAEAAAAFSWQPHTVRGAISGALKKRLGLVIAAEKIDGRGTVYRIATEG; this is encoded by the coding sequence ATGATCCCGCTTTCCGAAATCCAGAGCCTGATCCTCAGCCGCGCGGCCGCGCGCCCCGGCAATCTGGCGCTTCCCTTGCCTGACGGCCTGCGCGGCGGTGCCGCCGCCAAGGTGGTGGAGGCGCTGCTCGCCAAGGGCCTCGTCGAGGAGGTCGAGGCCAATATTCGCCGTAGCGAGCCGCTCTGGCGCGAGACCGGCGATGGTCATGGCACCACGCTGCTTGCCACCGAGGCCGGGCTTTGCGCCGTCGGCATCGAGCCGCTGGTGGCGGGCGCCGTCGCCGGGGCAAGGCGCGGGCGGATGGAGCGGGATGCGATTGAACCGACAGCTTCTGCCGCCGCGTCTGCCTCCCCGGCGATCCGCGCCGACACCAAGCAGGCGGCGTTGATCGCGCTCCTGCAGCGGCCCGAGGGCGCGAGTGTTGCCGAGGCGGCTGCCGCGTTTTCGTGGCAACCGCACACCGTGCGCGGGGCTATTTCCGGTGCCCTGAAAAAGCGGCTCGGGCTGGTCATTGCCGCAGAGAAAATCGACGGGCGCGGGACCGTTTACCGCATTGCCACGGAGGGCTGA
- a CDS encoding elements of external origin — translation MSRRQYAAHRGVSHTAVGKAISSGRISLEADGSIDPVTADRQWDAQTDPAKQRGAHARALGTATAAGTARASAATRPVPRAAIESVGETLREAGADPDPGAGGEVSFLRARMANEVLKAQTAKVKLARMKGELVDRARTTTMVFDLARRERDAWQNWPARVAANMAADLGVDAHRMEQVLDNYLRQHLADLAEVKIDLR, via the coding sequence ATGTCGCGCCGTCAATATGCGGCGCATCGCGGCGTCAGCCACACGGCGGTGGGCAAGGCGATCTCTTCGGGGCGCATCAGTCTTGAGGCCGATGGCAGCATCGATCCGGTGACGGCCGACCGGCAATGGGACGCGCAGACCGACCCGGCCAAGCAGCGCGGCGCGCATGCGCGGGCGCTGGGGACCGCCACGGCGGCCGGCACCGCGCGCGCAAGCGCCGCGACCAGGCCGGTGCCGCGGGCCGCCATCGAGTCGGTCGGCGAGACCCTGCGCGAGGCCGGCGCCGATCCCGATCCCGGCGCGGGCGGCGAGGTGTCGTTCCTGCGTGCGCGGATGGCCAATGAGGTGCTGAAGGCGCAGACCGCCAAGGTCAAGCTCGCCAGGATGAAGGGCGAGCTGGTGGACCGGGCGCGCACCACCACCATGGTCTTCGATCTGGCCCGGCGCGAACGCGACGCCTGGCAGAACTGGCCGGCCCGTGTGGCCGCCAACATGGCCGCCGATCTGGGCGTCGATGCCCATCGGATGGAGCAGGTTCTGGACAATTACCTGCGCCAGCACCTGGCCGATCTTGCGGAGGTGAAGATTGACTTACGATGA
- a CDS encoding phage terminase large subunit family protein: MALADFEGAEDIRNAWLAGLAPDPALTVSQWADRHRILSSRAASEAGPYRTARTPFMRGIMDALSPASPARRVVFQKAAQVGATEGGNNWVGFCIHRAPGPFLAVQPTVDLAKRLSQQRIDPLIEESPELRALVMPSRSKDSGNTILGKRFPGGQLILTGANSAVGLRSMPARWVFLDEVDAYPGDLDGEGDPIALAEARTISFGHRSKLFLASTPTVKGLSRIEREYELSDQQRYHVPCPHCGALQWLKFERLRWQPGRPETARYVCEHCEEPISERHKTEMMDEANGATWLPTAEPEMLERARAAGIVGFHISGLYSPLGWLSWSKIAQDWEQAVGNEAALKTLKNTVLGETWQERGEAPDWQRLYERREDWHLGEVPQRALILTAGADVQRDRIEIDVWGWGENLESWLVDHVVLEGDTAREEVWDDLTGFLAETWPHAGGARMALARMAIDTGDGATTDAVYGWCRKMGHGQVIAIKGVGGFDRSTPVDGPSYVDVTEGGRKFRRGVRLWKVAGAVFKSETYRLLRLVAPTDEDIADGSGWPAGFVHIPKGTTAEWTKQLTAEQLMTIKTRQGFQKLEWQQTRDRNEALDCRVYARACAWLMGMDRWDGAKWDDLRAQLMPGTSDARPAGQPHRQPLKPPPPRPSGWLGKRQRGSWF; encoded by the coding sequence GTGGCGCTGGCTGATTTCGAGGGCGCCGAGGATATCCGAAATGCCTGGCTGGCCGGTCTGGCGCCGGACCCGGCGCTGACGGTCAGCCAATGGGCGGATCGGCACCGGATCCTGTCCTCGCGCGCGGCAAGCGAGGCCGGTCCCTATCGCACCGCGCGCACGCCCTTCATGCGCGGGATCATGGATGCGCTGTCGCCGGCCAGTCCGGCGCGACGGGTGGTGTTCCAGAAGGCCGCGCAGGTGGGCGCGACCGAAGGCGGCAACAACTGGGTCGGCTTCTGCATCCACCGGGCGCCGGGGCCGTTTCTGGCGGTCCAGCCGACCGTCGATCTGGCCAAGCGCCTGTCGCAGCAGCGCATCGACCCGCTGATCGAGGAAAGCCCGGAACTGCGGGCACTGGTGATGCCGTCGCGGTCCAAGGACAGCGGCAATACCATTCTCGGCAAGCGGTTTCCGGGTGGGCAGTTGATCCTGACCGGCGCGAACAGCGCCGTCGGCCTGCGCTCGATGCCGGCGCGCTGGGTGTTTCTCGATGAGGTGGATGCCTATCCGGGCGATCTCGATGGCGAGGGCGATCCCATCGCGCTGGCCGAGGCGCGCACGATCAGCTTCGGGCATCGAAGCAAGCTGTTTCTGGCCTCGACCCCGACCGTGAAGGGCCTCTCGCGCATCGAGCGGGAATACGAGCTGTCGGATCAGCAGCGATACCATGTTCCCTGTCCGCATTGCGGCGCCCTGCAATGGCTGAAGTTCGAACGCCTGCGCTGGCAGCCGGGCCGCCCGGAAACCGCGCGTTATGTCTGCGAGCATTGCGAGGAACCGATCTCGGAGCGCCACAAGACCGAGATGATGGACGAGGCGAATGGCGCGACATGGCTGCCGACCGCCGAGCCGGAGATGCTGGAGCGGGCGCGGGCGGCGGGGATCGTCGGGTTTCATATCAGCGGCCTTTATTCGCCGCTGGGCTGGCTGAGCTGGTCCAAGATCGCGCAGGATTGGGAGCAGGCGGTCGGCAACGAGGCCGCGCTGAAGACCCTGAAGAACACCGTGCTGGGCGAGACCTGGCAGGAACGCGGCGAGGCCCCGGACTGGCAGCGCCTCTACGAGCGGCGCGAGGATTGGCATCTGGGCGAGGTGCCGCAGCGCGCGTTGATCCTGACGGCAGGCGCGGATGTGCAGCGCGACCGGATCGAGATAGACGTCTGGGGCTGGGGCGAGAACCTCGAGTCCTGGCTGGTCGATCATGTGGTGCTGGAAGGCGACACGGCGCGCGAGGAGGTCTGGGACGATCTGACCGGGTTTCTGGCCGAGACCTGGCCCCATGCTGGCGGCGCGCGCATGGCGCTGGCCCGGATGGCCATCGACACCGGCGACGGCGCGACCACGGATGCGGTCTATGGCTGGTGCCGGAAGATGGGGCACGGCCAGGTGATCGCGATCAAGGGTGTCGGCGGCTTTGACCGCTCCACCCCGGTGGACGGCCCGAGCTATGTCGATGTGACCGAGGGCGGGCGCAAGTTCCGGCGCGGGGTGCGGCTGTGGAAGGTCGCAGGCGCAGTGTTCAAATCCGAGACCTATCGTCTTCTGCGGCTTGTCGCGCCGACAGACGAGGACATCGCCGACGGCAGCGGCTGGCCCGCCGGTTTCGTGCATATCCCGAAGGGCACTACCGCGGAATGGACCAAGCAACTGACCGCCGAGCAGCTGATGACCATCAAGACCCGGCAGGGGTTCCAGAAGCTGGAATGGCAGCAGACCCGCGACCGCAACGAGGCGCTGGACTGCCGGGTCTATGCCCGCGCCTGCGCCTGGCTGATGGGCATGGACCGCTGGGACGGCGCCAAATGGGACGATCTGCGCGCACAGCTCATGCCCGGCACGAGTGATGCGCGCCCGGCCGGGCAACCGCATCGTCAACCGTTGAAACCGCCGCCGCCCCGCCCGTCGGGCTGGCTGGGCAAGAGACAAAGAGGAAGCTGGTTCTGA
- a CDS encoding phage head-tail joining protein yields the protein MAWTESELDALRRAYASGTLRVSYDGKTLEYGSAADLLSRIRTIEGEMAAGSGRPLPVAGFAGFHRG from the coding sequence ATGGCCTGGACCGAGAGTGAACTTGACGCGCTGCGCCGGGCCTATGCCTCGGGCACCCTGCGGGTCAGCTATGATGGAAAGACCCTTGAATACGGCTCGGCCGCCGATCTGCTGAGCCGCATCCGCACCATCGAGGGCGAGATGGCGGCGGGATCGGGCCGGCCGCTGCCGGTGGCGGGCTTTGCCGGTTTCCATAGGGGCTGA
- a CDS encoding phage portal protein, with the protein MAGPKEITPDVRWGLMDAALSVVSPRSAARRYAARVAISNLRRGYEAASKGRATAGWKAGGTAADAEIAAAGATLRDRMRDLVRNNPIAAQAVQVLVNNIVGTGIRPRAATPDPALNRQVDDLWRRWASRCDDHGHTDFHGVLCLAVREMIEGGEVFAVARYRRGAHARDLRLRIELREADHLDAARFDNRADGSRISQGIETDRDGRRIAYWMFPDHPGHNDPMVNHRLESVRLRAQDVAHLFERQRVQSRGVPWGTPAMRAIRDVDDWQTAELVRKKTEACLVGIVFGADEDQQSIAPVIEDGMGNRVEQFEPGLIAYARGGKDIKFNQPASTAGVYEWHRTQLHIIAAGFRVPYAMMTGDLSQANFSSTRAGLNEFRRMVEQIQWQTVIPMFCEPIWRWFIKEAQSQGLLPDGVEIPAEWGPPKFESVNPLQDVQADLLEVRAGFSTLPQQIARRGYDPEEILAEWAGFAAKADAAGLVFDSDPRKVSKAGLVQTTDPTAPPIAGNQE; encoded by the coding sequence ATGGCAGGACCGAAGGAGATCACCCCGGACGTGCGCTGGGGCCTGATGGATGCTGCCTTGTCGGTGGTTTCGCCACGCTCTGCCGCCCGGCGCTATGCCGCGCGGGTGGCGATATCAAACCTGCGGCGCGGCTATGAGGCCGCCTCAAAGGGGCGTGCAACGGCGGGCTGGAAAGCCGGTGGAACGGCGGCGGATGCGGAAATCGCCGCTGCCGGGGCCACGCTGCGCGACCGCATGCGCGATCTGGTGCGCAACAACCCCATCGCCGCGCAGGCGGTGCAGGTGCTGGTCAACAATATCGTCGGCACCGGCATCCGCCCCCGCGCCGCGACCCCCGATCCGGCGCTGAACAGACAGGTCGATGATCTGTGGCGGCGCTGGGCCAGCCGTTGCGACGATCATGGGCACACGGATTTTCATGGGGTTCTTTGCCTCGCCGTGCGCGAGATGATCGAGGGTGGCGAGGTCTTCGCGGTGGCCCGCTATCGTCGCGGCGCGCACGCGCGTGATCTGCGTCTGCGCATCGAACTGCGCGAGGCCGATCACCTCGACGCCGCGCGCTTCGACAACCGCGCCGATGGTTCCCGGATCAGCCAGGGGATCGAAACCGACCGGGACGGCCGGCGCATCGCCTACTGGATGTTTCCGGACCATCCCGGTCACAACGACCCCATGGTCAACCACCGCCTGGAATCGGTGCGCCTCAGGGCGCAGGACGTGGCGCATCTGTTCGAGCGCCAGCGGGTGCAAAGCCGGGGCGTCCCATGGGGCACCCCGGCCATGCGGGCGATCCGCGATGTCGATGACTGGCAGACCGCCGAACTGGTGCGCAAGAAGACCGAAGCCTGTCTGGTCGGCATCGTTTTTGGCGCCGATGAGGATCAGCAATCCATCGCCCCGGTGATCGAGGACGGGATGGGCAACCGGGTCGAGCAGTTCGAGCCGGGCCTGATCGCCTATGCCCGCGGCGGCAAGGACATCAAGTTCAACCAGCCGGCCTCGACGGCCGGCGTATACGAGTGGCACCGGACGCAGCTTCACATCATCGCCGCCGGCTTCCGGGTGCCCTATGCGATGATGACCGGCGATCTGTCGCAGGCCAACTTCTCGTCCACCCGCGCCGGCCTGAACGAGTTCCGACGCATGGTCGAGCAGATCCAGTGGCAGACCGTGATCCCGATGTTCTGCGAGCCGATCTGGCGCTGGTTCATCAAGGAGGCACAGTCGCAGGGCCTGCTGCCGGATGGCGTCGAGATCCCTGCGGAATGGGGGCCGCCGAAGTTCGAAAGCGTCAACCCGCTGCAGGATGTGCAGGCCGACCTGCTGGAGGTGCGCGCCGGCTTCTCGACCCTGCCGCAACAGATCGCGCGGCGGGGATACGACCCGGAGGAAATCCTCGCGGAATGGGCCGGTTTCGCGGCCAAGGCCGATGCAGCCGGCCTCGTCTTCGACAGCGACCCGCGCAAGGTCAGCAAGGCTGGCCTTGTGCAGACCACTGACCCGACCGCGCCGCCGATCGCCGGAAATCAGGAGTAA